The following are encoded together in the Lathyrus oleraceus cultivar Zhongwan6 chromosome 3, CAAS_Psat_ZW6_1.0, whole genome shotgun sequence genome:
- the LOC127130855 gene encoding uncharacterized protein LOC127130855, with protein sequence MEDIPHDAYGKALEKFMNPDWREVFIAMSVERKRGWVLTRIDIDESDDSTSDASDDEFAEFLFNSMIYNYHQKYFNKAKVLTCSLTGREFVAEVLNGSGTSCFDLFRMKKECFINFCNKLREKNYLCDSRDVLVEEKVATFLFIIGHNVRHRVASIRFQHSTETISRNFKEVLRAVCRFGKELIKQESKEFPERIKNNSKYYPWFKNCIGAIDGTHISASVPAEKQISCRDRKAIITQNIMCACDFNMMFTYVYSGWEGSAHDSKILLDAITNQNAEFPWPPRGSFYLVDSGYPCIGAFLPPYRGERYHAQEYRGQGRQPRSPEKLFNYRHSSLRMTIERCFWVLKNRFSILKLMPPYKPSRQRLIVIACCAIHNYIRKWNLPDELFRIWEEMDPIELEGIQEGPIIEGTSSNVDNLTRLSNEGAAEMTMKRNHIRDEMWVHRSN encoded by the exons ATGGAAGACATTCCACATGATGCATATGGAAAAGCTTTGGAAAAGTTTATGAATCCTGATTGGAGAGAAGTGTTCATCGCCATGTCTGTTGAGAGGAAACGTGGATGG GTTCTAACCAGAATTGATATTGATGAAAGTGATGATTCTACTTCTGATGCAAGTGATGATGAATTCGCAGAATTTCTCTTTAATAGTATGATTTATAATTATCATCAGAAATACTTTAACAAAGCAAAGGTGTTGACATGTTCGTTGACTGGTCGTGAGTTTGTTGCTGAAGTATTAAATGGATCTGGAACAAGTTGCTTTGATTTATTTCGAATGAAGAAAGAATGTTTTATTAATTTCTGTAATAAATTGAGGGAGAAGAACTACTTATGTGACTCAAGAGATGTGCTTGTTGAAGAGAAGGTTGCTACATTTTTATTCATAATTGGTCATAATGTTCGTCATAGAGTTGCTTCAATCCGCTTTCAACATTCCACTGAAACAATATCACGCAATTTTAAGGAGGTATTAAGGGCAGTTTGTCGATTTGGAAAGGAACTAATAAAGCAAGAGTCCAAAGAGTTTCCCGAAAGAAttaaaaataattcaaaataCTATCCTTGGTTTAAG AATTGCATAGGTGCGATTGACGGTACACATATCAGTGCATCGGTTCCTGCAGAAAAACAAATTTCATGTAGAGATAGAAAGGCAATAATCACACAAAATATCAtgtgtgcttgtgattttaaCATGATGTTTACTTATGTATATTCGGGATGGGAAGGAAGTGCACATGATTCAAAGATTCTTTTGGATGCAATTACAAATCAAAATGCTGAATTTCCTTGGCCACCTAGAG GTTCCTTTTATCTCGTTGATTCTGGGTATCCATGTATTGGAGCTTTTCTTCCCCCTTATAGGGGTGAAAGGTATCACGCACAAGAATATAGAGGTCAAGGTAGACAACCCAGAAGTCCGGAAAAGTTATTTAACTATAGACACTCGTCTCTAAGGATGACAATTGAGCGTTGTTTTTGGGTGCTGAAAAATAGATTTTCTATTTTAAAGTTGATGCCTCCTTATAAGCCTTCTAGGCAACGACTCATAGTTATTGCGTGTTGTGCTATTCACAATTACATACGCAAGTGGAATTTACCGGACGAGTTGTTTAGGATATGGGAAGAAATGGATCCTATCGAACTTGAGGGAATACAAGAAGGTCCTATCATAGAAGGAACAAGTTCCAATGTCGACAACTTAACAAGGTTATCTAATGAAGGTGCAGCTGAAATGACAATGAAGAGAAATCATATTAGAGATGAGATGTGGGTACACCGCAGCAATTAA